A DNA window from Halococcus salsus contains the following coding sequences:
- a CDS encoding dihydrolipoamide acetyltransferase family protein has product MSYEFELPDPGEGLTEAEIVSWQVAEGDEVAEDDVLAEVETDKAVTEVPSPVAGTVTEITAEEGETVDVGTVIVVFDGDEDGGDESADEEAEESEDEGTDGEEAEESDGSESEDEAEDGDQEGADEESEGDEPKQAATRVDDGDESEDGSTADGEADEGSEPETGDGRVFAAPSTRRYAREEGVDLADVDGSGPNGRVLREDIDAHASGEGSEGDEGAAAEASGAGDLHPSVDIEPTSVDEDESRSERYDLSGLRARIAENMTRSKTVTAHLTSEFEADATELVALKERLNEKHDVHVTYTPILLKAVVPALKEFPLVNASIDDTTGEIVEKHYYNVGFATHTEDGLMVPVIEDVDQKSLVEVATELNDLAEQARERSIDISDLQGGTFTITNLALDGEHRTGGTPVINHPEAAILGIEPIADKPVAVDGEVEVQTRIPLSLSFDHRLIDGVTANRFMERLIEGIEDPDILLSRL; this is encoded by the coding sequence ATGAGCTACGAGTTCGAACTCCCGGACCCCGGCGAGGGACTCACCGAGGCCGAGATCGTCTCCTGGCAGGTCGCGGAGGGCGACGAGGTCGCGGAGGACGACGTGCTCGCGGAGGTCGAGACGGACAAAGCCGTCACCGAAGTCCCGTCGCCGGTCGCGGGGACGGTGACGGAGATCACCGCCGAGGAGGGCGAGACGGTGGACGTCGGGACGGTCATCGTGGTCTTCGACGGCGACGAGGACGGTGGCGACGAGTCGGCCGACGAAGAAGCCGAGGAGTCGGAGGACGAGGGAACCGACGGCGAGGAAGCCGAGGAATCGGACGGGTCCGAATCCGAGGACGAGGCGGAAGACGGAGACCAGGAGGGAGCGGACGAGGAGAGCGAGGGCGACGAGCCGAAGCAGGCCGCCACGAGGGTCGACGACGGCGACGAGAGCGAGGACGGGTCGACGGCGGACGGGGAAGCCGACGAAGGGTCGGAGCCCGAAACCGGCGACGGACGGGTGTTCGCCGCACCGAGCACCCGGCGCTACGCCCGCGAGGAGGGTGTCGACCTCGCGGACGTGGATGGGTCCGGCCCCAACGGTCGGGTGCTCCGCGAGGACATCGACGCGCACGCGAGCGGCGAGGGTAGCGAAGGCGACGAGGGTGCAGCGGCCGAGGCGAGTGGAGCGGGAGACCTGCACCCGAGCGTCGACATCGAGCCGACGTCGGTCGACGAGGACGAGTCGCGCTCGGAGCGCTACGACCTCTCGGGACTGCGGGCGCGGATAGCGGAGAACATGACGCGCTCGAAGACCGTCACCGCCCACCTCACCTCGGAGTTCGAAGCGGATGCCACGGAGCTCGTCGCGCTGAAGGAGCGGCTGAACGAAAAGCACGACGTTCACGTCACCTACACACCGATCCTCCTGAAGGCGGTCGTCCCCGCGCTGAAGGAGTTCCCGTTGGTGAACGCGAGCATCGACGATACGACCGGCGAGATCGTCGAGAAGCACTACTACAACGTCGGCTTCGCGACCCACACCGAGGACGGCCTGATGGTCCCCGTCATAGAGGACGTCGACCAGAAGTCGCTGGTGGAGGTCGCGACGGAGTTGAACGATCTCGCCGAACAGGCCCGCGAGCGCTCGATCGACATCTCGGACCTCCAAGGCGGGACCTTCACGATCACGAACCTCGCACTCGACGGGGAGCACCGAACGGGTGGCACGCCGGTCATCAACCACCCCGAAGCCGCGATCCTGGGTATCGAGCCGATCGCGGACAAACCGGTCGCGGTCGACGGCGAGGTCGAGGTCCAAACCAGAATCCCGCTCTCGCTCTCGTTCGACCACCGCCTCATCGACGGCGTGACCGCGAACCGGTTCATGGAGCGGCTCATCGAGGGGATCGAGGACCCCGACATCCTGCTCTCGCGGCTCTGA
- a CDS encoding alpha-ketoacid dehydrogenase subunit beta, with the protein MSEIYPAPDPDNEIEGESEEIDLVTAVNRTLHQEMEREASVRMIGYDIGPIGGVFRATQGLLEEYGEERVIDTPLAENGILGTAVGMAMAGERVVPEIQFMGFSYPAFGQFMYAMAKMYDRTAGSIELPMTLRMAYGGGVKALEYHQESTETYYAHTPGVRVVCPSTPYQAKGLLAASIRDDDPVVFLEPKRIYRGGSQEVPTEEYTLPLDEARLVREGEDVTVLTWGAMVRHAVAASDAVDADVEIVDMRSLAPLDVETVLESVKKTGRCVVLHEARRSLGLGAELSALVNEYALDRLKAPVKRATGYDVHFPGHDIEDDYLPDAERAQYAIEAVMNYEF; encoded by the coding sequence CCAGGAGATGGAGCGCGAGGCGTCGGTCCGGATGATCGGCTACGACATCGGCCCCATCGGCGGGGTCTTCCGGGCGACCCAGGGCTTGCTGGAGGAGTACGGCGAGGAGCGCGTGATCGACACCCCGCTCGCGGAGAACGGGATCCTCGGGACGGCGGTCGGGATGGCGATGGCGGGCGAGCGGGTCGTCCCCGAGATCCAGTTCATGGGCTTCTCGTACCCCGCTTTCGGCCAGTTCATGTACGCGATGGCGAAGATGTACGACCGGACGGCAGGGAGTATCGAACTCCCGATGACCCTCCGGATGGCCTACGGCGGCGGGGTCAAAGCCCTCGAATACCACCAGGAATCCACCGAGACCTACTACGCGCACACGCCGGGCGTTCGGGTGGTCTGCCCGAGCACGCCCTATCAGGCGAAGGGTCTGCTCGCGGCGAGCATCCGGGACGACGATCCGGTGGTGTTCCTCGAACCCAAACGGATCTACCGCGGCGGGAGCCAGGAAGTGCCAACGGAGGAGTACACCCTGCCGCTCGACGAGGCCCGGCTGGTTCGGGAGGGCGAGGACGTCACCGTGTTGACGTGGGGCGCGATGGTTCGCCACGCGGTCGCGGCGAGCGACGCCGTGGATGCGGACGTCGAGATCGTCGACATGCGGTCGCTGGCCCCGCTCGACGTCGAGACGGTGCTCGAATCGGTGAAGAAGACGGGGCGGTGTGTCGTGCTCCACGAGGCGCGCCGGAGCCTCGGCCTCGGCGCGGAGCTCTCGGCGCTGGTCAACGAGTACGCGCTCGACCGGCTGAAAGCCCCCGTCAAGCGGGCGACGGGCTACGACGTCCACTTCCCGGGCCACGACATCGAGGACGACTACCTGCCGGACGCCGAACGCGCGCAGTACGCCATCGAGGCGGTGATGAACTATGAATTCTGA